A genomic window from Brassica oleracea var. oleracea cultivar TO1000 chromosome C8, BOL, whole genome shotgun sequence includes:
- the LOC106308453 gene encoding ankyrin repeat-containing protein At3g12360-like codes for MVYYALQRYYKQPSQQQNIETKKQEKADVEESNARHDCAMYEVHLFVAVLVATVAFAAAFQLPGGYKPDGTPVLNEEVAFTCFLVFDTIAFIFSVATVYLLFYASRDMFRARSALLYMSTLLMVVSLIAMASAFVSGMYLISSKCRELAIVPFLMVGLFVLHCFFYWFIDPRGSYVRGLERPRRFFRKLVFRNSMVHVFVCD; via the coding sequence ATGGTATACTATGCACTGCAAAGATACTACAAACAACCGTCTCAGCAACAGAACATAGAGACAAAGAAGCAAGAAAAAGCAGATGTTGAAGAAAGCAACGCAAGACATGACTGTGCAATGTACGAGGTTCATCTTTTTGTCGCGGTTCTTGTCGCAACCGTAGCATTTGCCGCGGCATTCCAACTACCCGGCGGTTATAAACCAGACGGTACACCTGTATTGAATGAAGAAGTAGCTTTCACATGTTTCTTGGTGTTTGACACAATCGCCTTTATCTTCTCGGTAGCCACAGTCTACCTCTTGTTCTATGCTTCGAGAGACATGTTTCGCGCACGTTCAGCTTTGCTCTACATGTCCACTTTGCTAATGGTTGTGTCGCTGATCGCAATGGCCTCTGCTTTTGTGTCAGGGATGTATCTCATCTCGTCCAAGTGTAGAGAATTAGCCATCGTGCCTTTCTTGATGGTTGGTCTCTTCGTGTTGCACTGTTTCTTCTACTGGTTTATTGATCCACGAGGCAGCTATGTCCGAGGTCTTGAACGACCTCGCCGGTTTTTTAGGAAACTAGTCTTTAGAAACTCAATGGTTCATGTTTTTGTTTGTGACTGA